TTGGATAACTATAAGGTCTTTTCCCTTTTGTATCAGCGCACCGGTGATTACCGTCAGGCTTACGAAAATATCAACCAGTATAATGCCGTCAGGGAAGAGTTTCTCTCTAAAAATAAAGTAAATGCTTTGCTGACACTCACCTTAAAACGCGAGGCTCAGGAAAAGGAACGACAAATGGAGGCCTTGTCAGTGAAAGAAAGTCTGAAGTCCTTTCAACGAAATGCACTGGCCATCATTGTGGTGCTGTTGATTGTTATTGGGGTACTCCTATACGGTAAACTGAGAAACAGGCAAAGAAAAAAAGCTGAACTGGCCGAAATAAAACAACAGGAAATTGAAAAGAAGCTGGAGCATACTGTTCTGGATAAAAAGGCCCTCAACGAGCGGCTCGATTTTAACCACATTGAACTAAAGAACTACGCGCTATACATTGCTCACCGGAATGACCTGATTGTGAAATTCATCGAAGAGCTGGGAGGCCTTGATAAGAACTCAGCTTCGGAAATTCCCCATCAATTACATAAACTGGTTAATAAGTTTAAGTACGACATTAACCTGGAGAAATACGTAGAAGATTTTAACCTTAAGGTGGAAACCCAATACCAGGATTTTTTCTATAACCTTCAGCAAAAGTTTCCTCACCTGACTCAAAATGAGAGAAGGCTCTGCGCACAGATCAGGCTGAACCTTTCCATTAAAGAGATCGCAACCCTGAACAACATCTCTGTGAAATCTGCAGAAATGGCAAGGTACCGTTTACGTAAGCATTTCGGTTTACAGCAGAACGATAACCTCAATGATTATCTAAAGTCGTTTTAAAGCACTGTTAAGCTTTATTCTAACCTCGTGTAGAGGTCTTGTAGGGGTAAAGGAGCACCATATGTAGGGGTGCCGGATTCGTTTTTCGCATCATCGTAACATTAAGTTTGATTGAATCAATCAACTCAAACCAAATATTATGATTAAAGATTTACGATTGCCAATAAGCAATTTATGGAGCAATAAATTCGCTTGGCTCATGCTCGCTGCCTGCGTCTTCTTCTCCCTGGCCAGTAGCAACGTTTTTGCTCAGGCCAACCCCATAAAAGGGCAGGTGGTTAATGAAATCGATCAGCCTCTTCCGGGCATTACGATCAAAGTAAAAGGGAGCAATAGTGGAACAACATCAGATAGTGAGGGTAAATTCCGGATTTCAGCTTCAGCAAAGGATATCCTGATCTTCTCTGCAGTTGGTCATATTACGCAGGAAATCCCTGTCGTTGCCGGCAAAGATATGCTGGTAAAATTACTGATGGACATGAAAGGGCTGGATGAGGTAGTCGTTATCGGGTATGGTACGCAGCAAAGGAGCAACCTCACAAGTGCGGTAAGCTCTGTAAGTGGAACAAAGCTGGAACAGGTTGCAGCCAGCAATCCTATTAATGCGCTTCAGGGCCGAGTTGCGGGTTTGTCTATCAGCAGCCCCGGAGGTAACCCCGGACAGTCTTCTGATGTGAGGTTAAGAGGAATCGGAACTTTTGGTGCGCACCAGCCGCTTTATATTATTGATGGAACACCTGGTAATCCATATTACCTGAGTAATGGAGACATCGCTTCCATAGAAGTACTTAAAGATGGTGCTGCGGCTTCTATCTACGGCTCAAACAGTGCCAATGGGGTCATTCTCATCACAACAAAAAAAGGAAAGCAGGGAGCACCGGTAATTGATTTCTCTTCCTTTTACAGCAGTGTCAGCCCAACCGAACAGTATAAGTTTCTCGATGCTGAAGGCTATAAAAAATTACACAGCATGATGTATGCAAATGCCGGATCTTCTGCACCGGCGTTACCTGCATATTTGTCTAAAAATACAGGAATAAATACCGATTGGCAGGATTTAATCAACCGTAAGGGGATTTCACAGAACTATAACGTCAACCTGAAAGGGGGAGGTGAATATTTAACTTATTCCTTAAGTGGAGACCTGACTGATGATCGCGGTACTTTCATTGGTTCAGCATTCAATAAGAAATCCCTGAGGGCAAGAAATGATTTTAAAAAAGGCAGGTTAAGTGTAGAAAGCAATATTATTTATTCAGAAACCAGATCTGAAGCTGCGAAGTTCGACCAGAAAGACAGCTATTTCCAATCGCCATTGCTGCCGGTATTCGATGAGAAAGAGAAATACGGTTATGGATTAACAGAAAATGGGTTGCCGAAATTTCAGAATCCTGTGGCTGCAGATCATTTTCTGGATGCCAACTCCAAAACCAATTACCTGGGAGGAAATATCCGCTTTGGATTGGACATCATCAAAGGATTAAAGTACACAGCCAACCTGAACTACATCAATGCACGCACGGATGAATACGCATTCAATCCCCCATATCGTGCCAATGCCAATGACCCGCTGGTTTCTTACACCAGGGTATTTAACCGGAATTCGCTCTATAAAGAGCGTCTGATGGAGCATTTATTGAATTACGACCTGGATATTGACAAACACAGCATTAAATTGCTTGCTGGTTATACCGCTCAGGAAAAAACGAACCGCTTTATCAGCGTTACCGCTGATGGAAAAACCATTGTCCGTACGGTGGTAAATGGAAAGATTGTAGAAACAGAGGTCCCGGGAGGATTTACTAACCCGGACTTTAATACCATTTCGGCTGGTCTTGGAGGAACCTATAATGCCTCGGGATCCAATAATAAATATGTCCGTCTTTCTACACTGGCGAGGTTAAACTATGCTTACGACAATAAATACCTGTTGCAGGTATCGGTAAGGAGAGATGGGTCATCCGTATTTGGTGCAAACAGAAGATATGGCGTTTTCCCTTCGGTATCAGTTGGCTGGAATATTCATAAAGAGTCATTCCTGAATGAGGTCAAATGGCTGAATAACTTAAAACTCCGTGCAAGTTACGGGGAACTTGGAAATGAAGGTGCTTTAGGTTATTATGACCATCAGGCCCTCATCACTACACGAAACAACTGGTCTGGCGGTTATGTACAGGGTTCGGGAGCTACTCCTTGGCCGGGTTCTGCAAGCTATACGCTTCAAAATCTGGACTTACAATGGGAGACCATTAAGTCGAAAAATATTGGTCTTGATTTCGGACTTTTTGATAATAAGTTGTCTGGTGCCATCAATTATTTTAACAACATCACAGACGGTTTGCTGATCACTAAAGAGGTTCCGCCATCGGCAGGAGTGAACAATCCAATCCTCAACGTGGGTAAGATTGCTAATAAAGGGCTGGAACTGGAAAGTAACTATCATTTAAGCCTTAATGAGTGGCAGTTTGACCTTGGCGGTGCCGTTAGTTTATTAAAAAATGAAGTCTTGTCGCTGGCCAATAAAGACCAGATCCTTTATGGTACTGGTCTGAGGTTTGGAACAGATCATATCCCTACACAAACCATGGTTGGCAAGGAAATCGGTGCTTTTTACTTATACGAAGCAGATGGGATTTTTCAATCTGATGCAGAAGCGGCCAATTACAAAAATGGATCCGGTGATGTTTTGCAACCAAATGCAAAAGCAGGAGATATCAGGTTCAGAGATGCGAATGGAGACGGGAGAATTGATGAGAAAGACAAGACTTACCAGGGATCTGGTTTTGCGAAATACGAGTATAGCCTGAATCTTGCAGCCAATTACAAGAACTTCGATCTCTCTCTGTTCTGGCAGGGGGTAGCAGGGAATAAACTTTATAATGGAAACCGCTTTGAGCTGGAAGGAATGGAAGCCGGCAGAAACTTTCTGGCCAGTACCCTCAATGCCTGGACTCCGCAAAATACAGGAACAGCTATGCCAAGGGCGGTACTTGGAGATCCGAATCAAAATGCCCGTGAATCTACACGTTTTCTGGAAAGCGGATCTTATCTGCGTTTAAAGTTGGTTCAGTTAGGATACAGTTTGCCTAAATCTGTTCTTGAACACCTGAAAATCTCCAGACTCAGGGTGTATGTCAGCGGACAAAACCTGGTCACCTTTAGTAAATATACCGGGCTGGATCCGGAAGTGGGCAGCTTTGATGTCCTGAACAATGGTGTCGACCGGATGATGTATCCTCAGAATAAAAGATGGCTGATGGGATTACAGTTGACATTTTAATCACCTTAAAAAAACAAAGAATGAAAACGAATAAACTATATATAGGCTTATTTCTGCTAATGGCAGTAATGGGTTGTAAAAAGAGTGAGCTGGAACAGAGCGTACCGGATCAGCTTACTGTAGATAATTTTTGGATCAATAAAGACCGTGCATTATCAGGATTGTCTGCTGCTTATTCCCAGCTGGAAGGTTTTGTAAGCTGGGACAATTATGTGGAAGCCCGCTCGGTGAGGGAGTTTTACAGAGAGGATTATATTGTTCCGGGAGCTGATGCTTTTAATTATCCATGGTGGACAGAGCATTATAATTTTGAATTTACTTCCGGAAATTATGCCATTGACCTGCTTTGGAGAGAGAACTACCGGGGTATTAATTTTGCCAATCAGGTACTGGAAAATGTAGGCCGGATGAGTGCTGCGGCAATTGATGAGGCCAGTAAAAAACAGATCCTTGCAGAAGCGAAATTCCTGAGGGCATATTATCATTTTAAGGTATTAACTAATTTTAGTAAGGTCATCATAAGGGATAAAGTCCCTACTTCTGAGGCGGATCTTTCCAAAGGATTCTCTGAAAGGGGAGAGGTGTATGCCTTCATTCTAAAAGACCTGCTGGAAGCAGAACCAGACTTACCGTTAAGGTCAGCACGTCCTGCAACAGAACTGGGCCGGATCACAAAAGGAGCGGCTCAGGCTTATCTTGGGAAAATAAACCTTTACCGGGTTAGTGACGACCAGTCGAATGCCGCAGCTCATTATACCGAAGCTGCAAAATGGCTGAATAAAGTCATCTTGTCTAACGAATATCAACTGGACAATAATTTCCTGGGCATGTTTAATGGCACAACAAAGAACAGTACAGAATCGATCTTTGAATTGCAGCAATCCTCGGATGCAAGCAGTGGGGCCGTTTACAGGTCTTATTTAAGTGATTGGGTGGCGGCTTCAGAACTGGGAGGCTATGGAGAAATTTATGGCACCCCGGGACTGTTGACCGAAATGCTGAAAGAAGGTAAAGTGGCGAATGGCAATTACGATGCAAGGGTGTACCAAACCATGTATTTTAATGATGCTTATTTTAATGATCCGGCAACACCAAGGGTTTATGGAAATACCTATAATGCTGTTTTTGGTGCAGGGGCTAAAACCATTGCTTTCCGAAAATGGATTCCTGCAGGCCCGGATCGTATCGGTTTTTCAAATGCAATCAATGTTCCGCTAATGAGGTATGCAGATGTATTACTCATGTATGCAGAAGTCCTGAATGAACAGCAGAAACCAGGAGATGCGGTAACCTGGATTAATAAGGTGCGGGGAAGAGCGGGTTTGCCGGATGTTAACCTGAATAATAAAGCACTGATCTTTGATCAGATTGTCCATGAACGTGTGATGGAGTTTACACTGGAGGGAAGTCGCTTTTACGACCTGAGAAGATGGGGCTTGCTTGCGCAGAAAATGCAGGCAGCAGGCAGAAAGTTTACTGCTGATAAAGCTTTTTATCCTACTCCGCTGAAAGAAACCACCAATAACCCATTAACACCATAAAAAGATCAAAAGCGCTCTAATTATTTAACACGATCGTCATGCAGGAAATTATTCCGGCGTGACGATTCTTTATGTACTTGTTCATGAATCTAATCAAGCCCTATCTTTTTTGTCTGATGCTCTGTCTTGGCTTTGTCCGTACGAACATTGCCCAGGTTCCGGCAGATTGGGAAAATCCTTTAATCCCTTCCCAAAATGCGGTTAAACCCCATGCCTGGTTCATTCCCTATCCTGATCAGCAGGCCATGGACCGGCAATCCAGCCCCTTTCTGAAATCCCTGGATGGACTATGGAAGTTTAAGCTGGTGAAGAACCCCTCAGAAAGATCACATACTTTTTATAAAAATACCACCGAAACCGAGGATTGGGCATCCATTAAGGTGCCCGGCCACTGGCAAACCCAGGGGTATTCAAAGTTTATTTTTACGGATGTTGAATATCCAATTCCTGCCACGCCGCCTTTTGTACCTAAGGAAGACAATCCGGTAGGGCAATACCAAAGGGAATTTATGGTTGAGGAAAACTGGAATGGAAAACAAATTTTCATTCATCTCGGCGCCGTAAATTCTTTTTATTACCTCTGGATCAACGGGCAATATATTGGATTTAGTAAGGATAGTAAAACACCTACTGAATTTGACATTACCAAAGTGGTAAGGAAAGGAAAAAATACGGTTTCCATGCAGGTATTCAGGTTTAGTGATGCGACTTATCTGGAAGGACAGGACATGTGGAAGCTTAGCGGACTGGAAAGAACTGTCTTTCTCATCGCCAGGCCAGCATTTCATTTGTCGGATTTTAAGGTAAAGGCAACACTGGATGAGTCTTATCGAAACGGAAAATTAAACCTGGATCTTGCTTTTAACAGACAGCCTGGCAAATTGGATAAAGGAACGGTAGAATTGAAGGTTTTTGATCCTGAAAAGCCTGAGGTATCGCTCTACAGGACACAGAAAAATATAGCCGTTGCGCTGAATTTTAACACCAGTTTTGCTGAGGTTAAAACCTGGAATGCAGAACATCCGAATTTGTATGTGATGGAAATCAGTCATCGGGATCAACGGGGAAAGCTGCTGGAAGTGATCCGTCATAAACTGGGATTCAGAACAGTAGAGGTAAAAGGAGGATTATTTCTGGTCAACGGGAAGGCGATAAAAATAAAAGGGGTAAACCGTCATGAGCATGATATGCTGAATGGAAAGATCGTGACGGAAGAAGGGATGATCAACGACATCAAGGTGATGAAAGAGCTCAACATCAATGCGGTAAGGGCCAGCCATTACCCCAATACCGAAAGGTGGTATGCGCTATGTGATCAGTATGGCCTTTATGTGGTAGATGAAGCGAATATAGAATGTGATGGAATGAGTTTCACACCATTAAAAACCTTGTCGGACAAGCCAGAGTGGAAAGCGGCTTATCTGGACCGCATTGCAAGGATGTACGAACGGGATAAGAACTTTACCTGCATCATTACCTGGTCACTTGGAAATGAAAGTGGTTTTGGTGAAAACCTGATGGCTGGCTACGATTGGCTGAAAGCCCGGGACGCTTCCCGTCCGGTGCAATATGAGGCCACTAAAGACGAACGTTATTCGGATATTTTCTGCCCCATGTATAAATCGGTCAAGGTAATGGAAAATTATGTGAAAGAATGGAAGCCCCGGCCATTGATTCAATGTGAATATGCCCATATGATGGGCAATAGTGGAGGGAACCTAAAGGACGACTGGGATCTGATTTATAAGTATCCGCAACTACAGGGAGGTTTTATCTGGGACTTCTCCGACCAGACTTTTAGTAAAAAAGACGATAAAGGAAACAAAATATGGGCTTATGGCAGGGATATGGGAACTGTAGGGATAACAAGCGATACCAGTTTTTGTGCGGACGGGTTAGTGGCGGCAGACCGTTCCTGGCATCCCCAGGCTTATGAGCTGCAAAAAGTATATCAGAATGTAAGTTTTGAAGCTGCAGATCTGCAGGCTTATATTTTTAAACTGAGAAACAGGTTTGATTTTACCAATCTGGAAGACTTTACCTTTAAGTGGAATATTAAAGGTGGGGGAACGATTGTGGCCTCCGGAAGTATCGAAAACTTAATTGTGGCACCACAGTCTGTAGAAGAAATTAAATTAAAGGTGCCCTCATTTAACCCAAAACCAGGATTGGAATACCTGATCACCTTTGAGGTGTATACCCGAAAAAGTACGGAATTGTTACCTGCGGATTTCCGGATTGCTACTGAACAGTTTTTACTTCCGATAAAGGCTGTTGGGCTTTCTTCTTCCCCAACGGGTGGGAAACTGAAGATAAAAGAAAGCACTGAAATGCTGCTTGTTGGTACAGATGCACTGAATATTGGGTTTAATAAAAAAACGGGATTGTTAGACAGTTATAAGATCTCGGGAAAAGAACTCATTAAAGCAGCGCTCCTGCCTCACTTCTGGAGGGCCGCAACGGATAACGATATTGGAAATAGCATGCAGATCAGGTCTAAAATCTGGCAGAATGCTTTTGATCAGGCGGTATTGACTTCGTTTGAAAATCAAAAGTTATCAAATGATGGAGCTGTAGTGACGACAGTCCACGACCTTCCTGAGTTAAAACTGACCATTACTACAGCATACCACATCAAAGGGGATGGAAGTATAAATGTGAATTATCAGCTTAAAGCAGGCGACCGTAGTCTGCCTGAGATTCCCAGGATAGGAATGAGGGTGATCCTGAATCCTGAATTTGATCGGGTGACCTGGTTTGGAAGAGGGCCCTTTGACAATTATGCTGACCGGAACTATGCAGCTCATATTGACCTGTACCGGATGTCTGCAGATGCTTTATTTCATCCCTATCCAAGGGCACAGGAAAGTGGCTACCGCACCGGGGTAAGGTGGATGAGCCTGACCAATCAGAATGGAGTCGGGCTTTCCGCTACTGGGGCTCCGGAAATCAGTACAGGAGTTTTACATTTTGATATGAAAAACCTGGATTTTGATAAAAATGCAACCCAAAATATACATGGAGGATCCATGACTAATGAAAACCTGATCTGGTGGAATATTGACGCAAAGCAAACCGGTGTTGGTGGGGATAACAGCTGGGGTGCTGAAGCCCATCCGCAGTATCGGATTCCTGCCCGGAATTATACTTATTCTTTTACCCTTCGTCCTCTTTTTAAGTCCGGCGAAATCAATAATGATAAATGATGATGTCTTTTATGCGCAGCTGTTGCTTATGTGTTTTTGTAATACTGGCCTCAATAAATGAATTCAAGAAAACAGGTTCCGGGCGACTGGATTTTCCGGATGTGCTGAGTATGGGCTTTGAAGTGGTCAATCCCGGAAAAATTGAAACGACTGTATTTGCCGACATGGGGGCATGGCATGCTTATACGCTGCCTGCTTCGGCAAAGGATAATGGTGCCTTCATTGGCCCACTGCTGATGGACCTCAAAGGAGAATGGCTGGGAAATACGATTTCCAGACTCTGGCTTAAAGCGGATGGAAAAGAATTGAATCTTTCGACAGCCAAAACCAAGCTGAAGTATTATCCTGGATT
This region of Pedobacter steynii genomic DNA includes:
- a CDS encoding SusC/RagA family TonB-linked outer membrane protein encodes the protein MIKDLRLPISNLWSNKFAWLMLAACVFFSLASSNVFAQANPIKGQVVNEIDQPLPGITIKVKGSNSGTTSDSEGKFRISASAKDILIFSAVGHITQEIPVVAGKDMLVKLLMDMKGLDEVVVIGYGTQQRSNLTSAVSSVSGTKLEQVAASNPINALQGRVAGLSISSPGGNPGQSSDVRLRGIGTFGAHQPLYIIDGTPGNPYYLSNGDIASIEVLKDGAAASIYGSNSANGVILITTKKGKQGAPVIDFSSFYSSVSPTEQYKFLDAEGYKKLHSMMYANAGSSAPALPAYLSKNTGINTDWQDLINRKGISQNYNVNLKGGGEYLTYSLSGDLTDDRGTFIGSAFNKKSLRARNDFKKGRLSVESNIIYSETRSEAAKFDQKDSYFQSPLLPVFDEKEKYGYGLTENGLPKFQNPVAADHFLDANSKTNYLGGNIRFGLDIIKGLKYTANLNYINARTDEYAFNPPYRANANDPLVSYTRVFNRNSLYKERLMEHLLNYDLDIDKHSIKLLAGYTAQEKTNRFISVTADGKTIVRTVVNGKIVETEVPGGFTNPDFNTISAGLGGTYNASGSNNKYVRLSTLARLNYAYDNKYLLQVSVRRDGSSVFGANRRYGVFPSVSVGWNIHKESFLNEVKWLNNLKLRASYGELGNEGALGYYDHQALITTRNNWSGGYVQGSGATPWPGSASYTLQNLDLQWETIKSKNIGLDFGLFDNKLSGAINYFNNITDGLLITKEVPPSAGVNNPILNVGKIANKGLELESNYHLSLNEWQFDLGGAVSLLKNEVLSLANKDQILYGTGLRFGTDHIPTQTMVGKEIGAFYLYEADGIFQSDAEAANYKNGSGDVLQPNAKAGDIRFRDANGDGRIDEKDKTYQGSGFAKYEYSLNLAANYKNFDLSLFWQGVAGNKLYNGNRFELEGMEAGRNFLASTLNAWTPQNTGTAMPRAVLGDPNQNARESTRFLESGSYLRLKLVQLGYSLPKSVLEHLKISRLRVYVSGQNLVTFSKYTGLDPEVGSFDVLNNGVDRMMYPQNKRWLMGLQLTF
- a CDS encoding RagB/SusD family nutrient uptake outer membrane protein — encoded protein: MKTNKLYIGLFLLMAVMGCKKSELEQSVPDQLTVDNFWINKDRALSGLSAAYSQLEGFVSWDNYVEARSVREFYREDYIVPGADAFNYPWWTEHYNFEFTSGNYAIDLLWRENYRGINFANQVLENVGRMSAAAIDEASKKQILAEAKFLRAYYHFKVLTNFSKVIIRDKVPTSEADLSKGFSERGEVYAFILKDLLEAEPDLPLRSARPATELGRITKGAAQAYLGKINLYRVSDDQSNAAAHYTEAAKWLNKVILSNEYQLDNNFLGMFNGTTKNSTESIFELQQSSDASSGAVYRSYLSDWVAASELGGYGEIYGTPGLLTEMLKEGKVANGNYDARVYQTMYFNDAYFNDPATPRVYGNTYNAVFGAGAKTIAFRKWIPAGPDRIGFSNAINVPLMRYADVLLMYAEVLNEQQKPGDAVTWINKVRGRAGLPDVNLNNKALIFDQIVHERVMEFTLEGSRFYDLRRWGLLAQKMQAAGRKFTADKAFYPTPLKETTNNPLTP
- a CDS encoding glycoside hydrolase family 2 TIM barrel-domain containing protein, which encodes MNLIKPYLFCLMLCLGFVRTNIAQVPADWENPLIPSQNAVKPHAWFIPYPDQQAMDRQSSPFLKSLDGLWKFKLVKNPSERSHTFYKNTTETEDWASIKVPGHWQTQGYSKFIFTDVEYPIPATPPFVPKEDNPVGQYQREFMVEENWNGKQIFIHLGAVNSFYYLWINGQYIGFSKDSKTPTEFDITKVVRKGKNTVSMQVFRFSDATYLEGQDMWKLSGLERTVFLIARPAFHLSDFKVKATLDESYRNGKLNLDLAFNRQPGKLDKGTVELKVFDPEKPEVSLYRTQKNIAVALNFNTSFAEVKTWNAEHPNLYVMEISHRDQRGKLLEVIRHKLGFRTVEVKGGLFLVNGKAIKIKGVNRHEHDMLNGKIVTEEGMINDIKVMKELNINAVRASHYPNTERWYALCDQYGLYVVDEANIECDGMSFTPLKTLSDKPEWKAAYLDRIARMYERDKNFTCIITWSLGNESGFGENLMAGYDWLKARDASRPVQYEATKDERYSDIFCPMYKSVKVMENYVKEWKPRPLIQCEYAHMMGNSGGNLKDDWDLIYKYPQLQGGFIWDFSDQTFSKKDDKGNKIWAYGRDMGTVGITSDTSFCADGLVAADRSWHPQAYELQKVYQNVSFEAADLQAYIFKLRNRFDFTNLEDFTFKWNIKGGGTIVASGSIENLIVAPQSVEEIKLKVPSFNPKPGLEYLITFEVYTRKSTELLPADFRIATEQFLLPIKAVGLSSSPTGGKLKIKESTEMLLVGTDALNIGFNKKTGLLDSYKISGKELIKAALLPHFWRAATDNDIGNSMQIRSKIWQNAFDQAVLTSFENQKLSNDGAVVTTVHDLPELKLTITTAYHIKGDGSINVNYQLKAGDRSLPEIPRIGMRVILNPEFDRVTWFGRGPFDNYADRNYAAHIDLYRMSADALFHPYPRAQESGYRTGVRWMSLTNQNGVGLSATGAPEISTGVLHFDMKNLDFDKNATQNIHGGSMTNENLIWWNIDAKQTGVGGDNSWGAEAHPQYRIPARNYTYSFTLRPLFKSGEINNDK